A genomic window from Anoplolepis gracilipes chromosome 6, ASM4749672v1, whole genome shotgun sequence includes:
- the LOC140666892 gene encoding uncharacterized protein: MATTASTTTMPQSIIMDTRVMVSQSLAMDTRAMIPQSLAMDTRAMVPSSLTMDTRATMPASLAMDTRVMMPPSLAMDTRTKSRVPLEIVREQQKIKKRINNVIRRTASRERQRQNTYSRQDSFLHSPHHYTFLHRLAQDSFLHSPHQDTFLHRLAQDSFLHNPHQNTFLHRLAQDSFLHSPHQDTFLHRLVQDTFLHSTQQDTFLENIFQNMNNFFLNL, from the exons ATGGCAACGACGGCATCGACAACGACGATGCCACAATCGATTATTATGGACACGAGGGTTATGGTATCACAATCGCTCGCTATGGATACGAGGGCCATGATACCGCAATCGCTTGCTATGGACACGAGGGCCATGGTACCGTCATCGCTTACTATGGACACGAGGGCGACGATGCCGGCATCGCTTGCTATGGATACAAGGGTGATGATGCCGCCATCGCTTGCTATGGACACGAGGACAAAGTCAAGAGTGCCGTTGGAAATAGTTAGAGAgcagcaaaaaataaaaaag cgtattaataatgttatacgGCGAACGGCCTCGCGGGAAAGACAACGCCAAAATACATACAGCCGACAGGATTCGTTCCTGCACAGTCCGCACCACTATACGTTCCTGCACCGCCTGGCGCAGGATTCATTCCTGCACAGCCCGCACCAGGATACGTTCCTACACCGCCTAGCGCAGGATTCGTTCCTGCACAACCCGCACCAGAATACGTTCCTGCACCGTCTGGCGCAGGATTCGTTCCTGCACAGCCCGCACCAGGATACGTTCCTTCACCGCCTGGTACAGGATACATTCCTGCACAGCACGCAGCAAGATACATTCCTGGAGAATATATTccaaaatatgaataatttttttttaaatttataa